The DNA region ttcattttcgaagtgcgtttgccttaTCTGACACTGTAGTGAAATATGGAGCGGCATTtacgaactgtttatggaaaagatgacaccgGCATTTGCCGCAAAGCaaactgagaatgagaaaaatgaatgaactaaaatcccaattgtctgcacagcagtcacttttcacacaatatagttcaacagcaaaagccaccaccgaagctatgttccgggttcgtcacgtcatcgttaataacaagaagtacTTCCTAAACAGAGAGATGGTAAAActtgttgttccgatcttttaaaaataaggcggaaatattctCTTCAATAAAATTTCGGCAGCTgtcaaggagtacagttacacagcgctgtgaagccatggctggtgtggaaggacatcggagcttgtgagtgtttctcaatGGAGTTGGATGAATCCACTGATGTGAATGACACAGCCTAGGtgtgcatttcattttcatatggtgtttagtgatcatcaacgtaaactcagatagttacaaaaaaatgtttacagttaattatgttgtgttgtgcaacattggctcatgcggttatccAAGGCACGCAAACTTACAGTTagacataaagaatcctcaatatactttaaaataaatatgttttgcatttttgtagtgggtagatctttgtggcttggtcattctatttcattgaTGGTcgttctaaataaaaaaaacaaaaaactatcaACCACCCTTTGTCGAtagtgagaggctggctgctgaaaagtacatcttgtggtaaaaaagtctgagcaCCCATGCATTAAAGACTGGTGGTAAttctgttgtggcaattctcagaacagatctgaggtgttcatcacTCATCTGGGCTCTATGGCGTGGTTTGTTAgtgttcatcacactaaaaGTCTGTTCACAAACATATGGAGAGCCAAACCACACCAgtatcctctgtgccatcttctaaatgtttggaaatttggctgcacttaatgaagcataaaaGTCATCCAGTTTTAGGGAGTTGAACTTGTCCTTTAACATCATCTCACATTGGAGATCAATCAGTTCCGACTCCAACTCCCGTGGCACCGTTTCCAGGTCGTGAGAAGGGACATGAAACCATCTGAAGTGCCCTGTCAATTTtcccaaaatcacaaaaactgacaGCAGAATTCCTCATGCAGGTCATCTAGTGATTATATTTTTTCTGGCAAGTTACGGGGCCTCTTTAAGGTAGCCAGAGTGGGAAAATGAGTAGATGACTTGTCTGACATTTGCTTCGAAAATAAAACCATCTTGGTTTGGAAGGCTCTGACATTTGCTTGCATTTCATGaacaaactgttttttcccttgTAGTTTAACCTTCATCTTGTTCATGCCTGTCAGTATGTCCAGAGTAAAAGGTGAATAACAAAGCCAATCTGAGTCATTTATCTCAGAAATATTGTCAGTATTCTCAAGTagctacaaaaatgaaataatctccTGTTTGAGCTCTCACACACGTTGACATACTTTTCCTAAACTTAACCAGCAGACATTAGAATGCATGatacaaatatgaaaagaaatcTGTAATCCACTGAATCCATAATCTGTGAATCATGAAGTAGTGGGGGAACACTATCGCTACAATTCAATCCCACGTAGTTCTCATTCCTTGGATGTTTTGAGCAATTATAGCATAATGTAGTTCAAAACAAAACTCAATTAATTTCACAAGGTTTTACAACATTTCACCAAAATATTACCTCTAAATACAAAatcttgacgtttttttttgcaagctaaCATGAAAGATGAAGGAAAGTGTGCTCTCTTGTGGCTGGCTGTATTAGTTACAGGTCGATATGAACTCTTCACAAAAGTGAAACTTACTCAAAGTACTAGTCAAATAGATATTTAGATTAATATTTCAATGTATCATTTTAGTGTGACATTTATTAATTTGAATTCAACCATTTGATCCACAGATTATGCATTCAGTGTATTACAgatttcttttcatatttgtatCATGCatcaagagagaaactgtggtattgcatgcgcaagtccggtgtggcagagaaatatgttagaatagtacatgaCGTGGATGAGGACAGCAGAaaagcggtgagatgtgccataggtgtgtcagaagaatttaaggtggaggtgggactgcatcagggatccgctctgagccccttcctgtttgcagtagtaatggataggctgacagatgaggttagactggatttcccttggaccatgatgttcgcagatgatattgtgatcttcagtgaaagcagggagcaggtggacaaacaattagaaagatggaggcacgcactggaaaggagaggaatgaaggttagccgaagtaaaacagagtatatgtgcatgaatgagaggggcggtgggaaAAGAGTGAAACTCCggggagaagcgatagcaagggtggacgacttcaaatacttggggtcaacaatacagaacaatggagagtgtggtaaggaagtgaagaaatgggtccaagaggggtgaacagttggcggaaggtgtctggtgttctatgtgacagaagagtctccgctaggatgaagggcaaaatctataaaacggtggtgagcctggccatgatgtacggattagagatggtggcactgaacaaacaacaggaagcagagcttgaggtagcagaaatgaagatgtattatgtatgtatataggattagaaatgagctcattaaagggacagccaaaattggatgttttggagacaaggttagagagagcagacttcgatggtttggacatgtccagaggcgagagagtgagtgtattggtagaagggtgctgaggatggagctgcaagacaaaagagcgagaggaagaccaaagaaaaggttgacagatgttgtgagggaggacatgaagactgtgggtgttagagaggaagagatatgagataggcttacatggaaaaagatgacacgttgtggcgacccctaattgggacaagccaaaTGGAAAAGATCCATCTCTTGAGTTGGCAAGtattgtatactgtacataaatagTGGTGTGAAACAGAAATATtagtcaaagacaacacaagtaaAGTTCTTTTTTCTATTAATGTCACGACACAATCGTATCAGTGTTGAATGGACCCAAAAGCAGATGGACGTGGAAGAAGTCCTGGAGAATGGTTCATTGAAATGGAGTTCAGAGTGAGATCTCCACGGTGTGATGAGGGATCATCAGAAAAAGGAACGTGCAAGAAGTGGCAGCGTGATTATGTGGAAGAACTTGGCGGCATGGCTAGATAGAACACCAAGGTAAGATGCATGCATGGAgcgctgaggatggagaagACACGGCGATACTGTAAATACAATTGCGGGGAGTAGCTCAGCTAACGTCCGAATAGAGAGCTGTACGTACCTCGGATGAATGTTGATATTTCAGTGATGGCTACTTCACTTTGTGAGACAACTCCTATTAAGTGATTTCTTAACAGACAACAAACGCAGCAGGATCCGGCCTGGGTGTGGCCAGAGAAACTTAACTCAGgtatggaaaaacaaatttgtgttttaaacGTAGTAAGTTGTGTATATAGTCTTGTATGTATTTTCtctttacagggtctttaaaaGGTAACCACTACATAAATATTGTCCTATGACATCGATATCTATTTTCAAAAAGATGGCATAGTGAACAACAAGATTAATATTTATGACTTTGTCGAAGGTGGGACGGTGAATGACTGGTAAGAGCGTCtggctcactgttctgagggccggggttcaaatctcagccccgcctgtgaggagtttgcatgttgcccccatgcctacgtgggttttctccgggaactccagttgactcccacatccccaaacatgcattcattaaagactaaattgcccgtaggtgtgaatggttgtttctatatgccctgccctgcctccttcccaaagatagctggaaaaGGCTgaagcactcctgtgacccttgtgaggataagcagctcagaaaatagctggatggatggaaggacttTGTAGGAAAAAGGTGCTACAATATTTTAGAGGTCTTTATTTATagctttaaataataaaatgtgaaatacaatCAAGCCAGTCCCCAACACTGGCTTAAAACATAGTAAAATAGTTATCTCGGGTGCTGACAATGTCACTGTTGCACTCCAGTGTTTTGAGAACTAGCTCAAGCACTGCTTTGCTCACGTTCATGCTGTGGCGCTGTCTTACTGCAGACAGGATGTGAAGGATGTGGCAACCCTTCTCTTGATCTAGAGACAAGGAAACTGTTGTGAGAACAGCCCAAGTCATGTTCTCCCGGCAGGAGGTGCAAACATTGACATAAACTGAAGTCACGTACACTTCTCTCTTTTTGAGTCCTCCCTGATGATGTCTTTAACTGCCATAAATAGATTTTTATCCTGTGTAGTCACCTAGCAAGGAACAGGAGTGTCAAAAAATGTCCACCATGATTTTTTAATCTGATCATGAGTTGCAACAAGCCACGCAATATGCAaacaagcaatatttttttcttacaaaataGACTTTATCCTGGGACTCAAGTCTGCCGTACACAATGCCCTCATCCTTTAAAACTTGCAGGACCTCTTTCAGGAGCATGCTTGGTTGCTAGTATACAGAGGGACAAAAGGCTCCTAAAGTAGCAGCACAGAATTGTACAACTCAATGCTTCTTAAAAACCTTCTCTCGCAACAGGCAATGAATGCGGCAGATCCAGTCAATAGTGTTACATACCTGGTCTGCAGGTCCTGTTTCAGTACAGCTGGTAATGAGAGGCTGAAGGAGGTCCAGAACATCATAAGGTCTGAATTTGCTTAGACAACTCTGATCTAAATAATCTTTGATGATATTTGTTGCCTTAGTGAGGGAACTGATAGGATACTCACTGAAAAACAGATAgcaaaaaatattaaactgaAAACACCATCACTGCATACTACTGTACATATAAAGTAATAGGTTTCAGTATATATCTGTAAGTGTGGGATTGATTTGGAGCAGCAGCTTTACTTTGTAGTGTTGGTTTGTAGATGGAGTGGTTTGTCATAGAAGTCTTTATACAGCTGTAAAACCTTTGTCATCCATTCAATCTGGACTGTCATCATTGGATCATTAACTTTATCTGGGAAGATATACATAAACAACACAAACGTTATGGCGATAGGATGGAGATTGTGTGGATTCTCTACTTAAAGTGGGAcagtcatccctataaacattctaaaatagattttgtaatgaaaaatacatataacagtattcacttcaatgtctatacgaaaaaaaaaagtgagcggatagcgcgtcatccatggacaaatttgcgcaattgagtgaccctcgacatccaagtggtcgccatattagtcgcgtcctctgtccttgacgtcatcgtcacttctgccgttgaaaacgcgcagtgcctgctactatggaaacCGAAcaagagatattcggatttttccaacgccccttctgtcaccaaagctcttttcgaaaaggacaacacaacacaaccgagtgaagttaccggggcaataatatactattgtttcgagccatattcagatgatatcagatcacggccaaaccgcatctcgtccgaacccacaaagctcttgtcctctgcacccgtgcaatccatttttacaacaaaccgggtctcttgcaaacttatgaaggctaaattaattctcccgagtgttcaagcaatgtactgcaatgcaatgagccggcattttggcaaacacaaaggaacaacgagctaccttcccggaggtaaaactaatggaaacaaacgagtccacgagggggcgccgctgtcctttacgtcacttcctgctacttctccaaaacaaatccctgagaggattttcatggcgggagttacaaaaagctttatatgtcaaaatcatgttttgtggtgaaaaaacacatgggaccatattggctgtgggtttttcattaataatataccaaaaatcatccatttcatgacaggcccactttaaggATCTGTGTATATATGGTCAGCTATGAGCGGATGGAAAATGTCAGGCATTTGGACTACCTATCATGAGAAGACTAGTACCAAAGTAAAGCACAatctttttatatatttaaaggtCCCCTTGCATCAGAATccaaatgttttctgttttataGATAACATAGGCGAGGCAGGTGGAAAGGAATCTTTATGGGGAGATGAAGGACGTTCATTTTCTTGAGTACAGAGTGTGGATTTGCAAAATGAATGGACAGATGCAGCATTTGAAATTCTTGCTGTCAGAACTTAACTTGGACTCTGGCACACTTCCCTCTGTGCCAGCTATCTTTGCCTTGTCCATGTGCCATAGAACACAGCTGCTTTGCTGGTAACATCTGAAatcctaaaaaataaatcctcccccttgttttttgttttttttaaatttgttgtattttagtattttattgcttttaaaTCAGTAAAGTTGCTGTTAAATCTGTAatgttatgattattatttcctgtttttatttttatttgattttttttctgtgatatgGAGCTTATGGGTCTGAAATAAAGAATTAAGAACCGCAAGACTAGCCAGGTTTATATGAAACTTTGTCTTCTGATTACCAGTATAATCTCTAATCAAatctaatcaaatcaaaatgttcCATATAAACATCTCAATTGGTAATAACAGATCAAATCCAAATGGAATTTCTTTCGGTTTCACGTGGATGGAAGATTTCTTTTACCAAGCAGATCAGAAGTAAATTTGATTTGTGTATACCAGGGGTCAacaaccttttaggctgagtgaggcataaattacaaatattttaaaatgtaatttcaaaagagccttacaatattttaaaaacaagatacaggtgtatttgcgcatttatgtaagaccaacacttttagagtagaGTAAGtatctgaattcttttaaaaaacattgcGATGCTGTTGCTCATCAATGATGACAAATGCTCTTCGAATTAGTGCGAattctggtgctgcatggttttgctgatggctttgtagtTTGTTTCATACGTCCTTAGATTAATCTTCAAGCATgcgttcttcttttcctttccggttgtcccgattaggggtcgccacagcgtgtcctctttgtccatctaagcctatctcatgcatcctcctctctaacactcactgtcctcatgtcctccctcacaacttccatcaaccgtttctttggtcttcctctcgctcttttgcctggcagcaccatcttcagcacccttctaccaatatactcactctctcacctctagacaagtccaaaccattgaagtctgctctctctaaccttgtctccaaaacatccaactttggctgtccctctaatgagctcatttctaatcctttccaacctgttcacaccaagcgagaaccacagcatcttcatttctgctacctcaagttctgcttcctgttgtttcttcagagccaccgtctctaatccgtacatcatggccggcctcacaactgttttatagatgttgcccttcatcctagcggagactcttatgttacatagaacatcagacaccttccgccaactgttccaccccggcttagacctgtttcttcacttccttaccacactctccattgctctgtattgttgattccaagtattttaagtcgtccgtccttgctatttcttctccctggagcttcacacttccccaccacccctctcattcatgcacatacactctgttttactttggctaatcttcattcctctcctttctagtgcgtgcctccatctttccaattgttcctccacctgctccctgctttcactgcagatcccagcatcatctgcgaacatcatggtacaacgggaatccagtctaacctcatctgtcaggctatccattactaccgcaaacaggaaggggctcagagcggatccctgatgcagtcccaacacCTCttcaaattcttctgacacacctacgccacatctcactgctgctcttctgacatatttctccgccacaccagacttgggcatgaagtaccacagtttctctctcggtactttgtcataggctttctataggtctacaaagacacagtgtAGTTCCTTCTGATCTTGTCTGCACTTTttcatgagcatcctcaaggcaaataatgcatctgtagtactctttctagccatgaaaccatactgtagctcgcatatacttacttctgatctgagtcttgcctccactactctttcccataacctcattgtgtagctcatcatctttattcctctgtagtttcaacagttctgaacatcgcccttgttcttaaaaatgggaactagtacacttttcctccattcttctggcctCTTCTCTCcggctagtattctattgaataacttggtcaaaaactccacagccacctctcgaaattgcttccatacctccaatggtatatcatcaggaccaactgtctttccatttttcattctgttcagtgcgtATCTAACCTTcgccttactaatcattgccacttcctcgtcattcacacttgcctcttctagtcTTCCTTCTCTCCTATTTTctgcattcatcaacttttcaaattattctttccatctatagcacactactggcaccagtcaacatatttccatcactatccttaatcacttttaCTTGCTGGACATCCTTccaatctctatccctctgtctggccaacctgtcgagatccttttctccttctttcatgccCAACCCGGTGTATACTTCCTCTTCGCCAAtgtctttccttgaatgacttcttgtattttggagttccaccaccaagtttcttTCACCCCtgtcctaccagaagacaccccaagtactctactgcctgcctctctgaaaaccttggcagtagtattccagtcttctgggagctcttcctgtccatctagagtctgtctcacctctttccgaaaggccacacaacattcttcctttctcaacttccaccacctgattctctgctctacatttgccttcttaatcttcctgccTGCTACCAGAGTAatcctacacaccatcatcctatgctgtcgagctacactctcccccaccactacctaaGTGTCAGTaaactccttcaaattacatcgtctgcacaaaatataattcaactgcgtgcttctacctccgctcttgtaggtcactcaatgttcctgtctcttctggaaataattgttcaccactgccaatttcatcctttttgcgaagtccaccaacatctgaccctcatcacttcttcatcaacatgtccatcgaaatctgcaccaatcacaactctctctctgactgtgatgctcaggactacttcgtctagctCCTTCCAAAATTTGTCTTTctactcaaggtcacatccaacctgtggggcatagctgctaatcacattatacataatacactcaatttcaaatttcatcctcatcactcgatctgatactcttttcacctccaatacattcttcgccagctcttcttttagaataacccctactccatttctcttcccatctactccatggtaaaataatttcaaccctgctcctaaacttctagccttaccccctttccacttgctgtcCTGTATGCTTAGTATATCAACctaatatcaacctttctcctaatcctcatgtcaactaactcctgagctttctctgtcatagtcccaacattcaaagtccctacacacagctgtagggtctgtgcattcctctttttcttcttccgactaagccgctttcctcctcttttttgtcttcgacctacattatctgaatttctacctacgccttacagattaacagtgccgggggtgtGCGTATTTAGCCCGTGCCACGATCTATCCGTTaaggaattcgtttgatgaacgctcatatatgtttggcacagttttaagccggatgcccttcgtgacgcaaccctctgcatttatccgggcttcggaccggcctacaggtcgcacaatattgtgttccccaaagggctgcagatcgtcaaaaaagcaatcaaatagacaaagtcaacacataaggcACACAAAGATTTCATCGGTTAATAGTGCACGTTATTCagtttgattttccatcatgacGGCACGACGTTCTTgttgacaaaggcatgtcttttattcaattgattacattttctttatgcgaaaagttttcaaaaatttcattggcaacatcaagcatgaacgctttggcatactcttcatctgtgaatggctttaCGTTTCTCACAATTACTAAGGCACCAGGATCCCTATCTGAATTCCATTCACCTTGTTGAGTTTTGCTGCTAACGAACTTAGACACTGGAAAGTAGCTCTTcacatgctttcttcctgctgttCCCCACaggatattttgatg from Syngnathoides biaculeatus isolate LvHL_M chromosome 9, ASM1980259v1, whole genome shotgun sequence includes:
- the stn1 gene encoding CST complex subunit STN1 isoform X1 gives rise to the protein MDPTEELPSMMWGLDPIFSAFARLHISDILHMRESCQVADIFFYQSHPIHNLDVLGTVVYKRERDDFICYGVDDATGVINCLCWKNDQMKEELDSVSGSPIDGLQGGFNLTVELKKLRQAQQSHCHLEIGELLRVRGPLKTSRQQREIIAYTYYKVNDPMMTVQIEWMTKVLQLYKDFYDKPLHLQTNTTNEYPISSLTKATNIIKDYLDQSCLSKFRPYDVLDLLQPLITSCTETGPADQQPSMLLKEVLQVLKDEGIVYGRLESQDKVYFVTTQDKNLFMAVKDIIREDSKREKYQEKGCHILHILSAVRQRHSMNVSKAVLELVLKTLECNSDIVSTRDNYFTMF
- the stn1 gene encoding CST complex subunit STN1 isoform X2 gives rise to the protein MDPTEELPSMMWGLDPIFSAFARLHISDILHMRESCQVAVDDATGVINCLCWKNDQMKEELDSVSGSPIDGLQGGFNLTVELKKLRQAQQSHCHLEIGELLRVRGPLKTSRQQREIIAYTYYKVNDPMMTVQIEWMTKVLQLYKDFYDKPLHLQTNTTNEYPISSLTKATNIIKDYLDQSCLSKFRPYDVLDLLQPLITSCTETGPADQQPSMLLKEVLQVLKDEGIVYGRLESQDKVYFVTTQDKNLFMAVKDIIREDSKREKYQEKGCHILHILSAVRQRHSMNVSKAVLELVLKTLECNSDIVSTRDNYFTMF